A region from the Variovorax sp. RKNM96 genome encodes:
- a CDS encoding BMP family protein, with amino-acid sequence MTARRQLIIRSVAIAAALAAGAPGIALAQAKLKVAAVYTVPFEQQWVGRIHKALKAAEARGEIEYKATENVSNADYERVMREYATGGNQLILGEVFGVEAAARKVAKDFPKVAFLMGSSLKPQAPNFSVFDNYIQEPAYLSGMVAGGMTKSNRIGMVGGFPIPEVNRLMNAFMAGAKETNPKVEFSVSFINSWFDPPKAKEAAFAMIDKGADVMYAERFGVSDAAKEKGKLAIGNVIDTQSQYPDTVVASALWNFEPSADRAIKLVKEGKFAAEDYGVYSQMKHKGSELAPLGTFEKKVPADIVAKVKAKQADILSGKFTVKVDDGQPKSTAK; translated from the coding sequence GTGACAGCACGCCGTCAGTTGATCATTCGTTCCGTCGCCATCGCCGCGGCACTCGCGGCCGGGGCGCCGGGCATTGCGCTTGCGCAGGCCAAGCTCAAGGTGGCGGCGGTGTACACCGTGCCGTTCGAGCAGCAATGGGTGGGGCGCATCCACAAGGCGCTGAAGGCAGCCGAGGCGCGCGGGGAGATCGAATACAAGGCCACCGAGAACGTCAGCAACGCCGACTACGAGCGCGTGATGCGCGAGTACGCCACCGGCGGCAACCAGTTGATCCTGGGCGAGGTGTTCGGCGTGGAAGCGGCGGCGCGCAAGGTCGCGAAGGACTTCCCGAAGGTCGCGTTCCTGATGGGCTCGTCGCTCAAGCCGCAGGCGCCCAACTTCAGCGTGTTCGACAACTACATCCAGGAACCCGCCTACCTGAGCGGCATGGTGGCCGGCGGCATGACCAAGAGCAACCGCATCGGCATGGTCGGCGGCTTCCCGATTCCCGAGGTCAACCGGCTGATGAACGCGTTCATGGCCGGCGCGAAGGAAACGAACCCGAAGGTCGAATTCAGCGTGAGCTTCATCAACAGCTGGTTCGATCCGCCCAAGGCCAAGGAAGCGGCCTTCGCGATGATCGACAAGGGCGCAGACGTGATGTACGCCGAGCGCTTCGGCGTCTCGGATGCCGCCAAGGAAAAGGGCAAGCTGGCGATCGGCAACGTGATCGACACGCAGAGCCAATATCCCGACACGGTGGTCGCCTCGGCCCTGTGGAACTTCGAGCCCTCGGCCGACCGGGCGATCAAGCTCGTGAAGGAAGGCAAGTTCGCGGCGGAAGACTACGGCGTCTACTCGCAGATGAAGCACAAGGGCTCGGAGCTCGCGCCGCTCGGCACGTTCGAGAAGAAGGTGCCGGCCGACATCGTCGCGAAGGTGAAAGCCAAGCAGGCCGACATCCTCTCGGGCAAGTTCACCGTGAAGGTGGATGACGGCCAACCCAAGTCCACGGCAAAGTGA
- a CDS encoding DUF6351 family protein, translating to MRDIYRAGLRVLGLCVLASLINCGGDGGGGSGFVPIVPPSGNAPPTNNPPPGEGPPAQTAGELKIRTLSNRADMISDGDAYVEIVLPEGKSALDLAVDLDGKDVSSAFALRANGRVLGTVTGLRVGSNTLTATLKSTKTGAKLAIENFGRGGNIFAGTPVQPWICATKAGSVATVTVPGTGLSASVTTQVSGLGADPVDADCNAPTIYTYYYQPKAKEGTDCGRQPFGPYACFLQYDPTKRPKDTDIANFTTDRGDTVKALLRVELGTMGRSEYQVAVYFDPAKPWTPWEPQKGWNGKVLWKMGASASGNRFQQNPGTALFDDNALRAGFMTVNSQLTNHNDNNNEFLAAENIMMVKEHIIDTYGEIRFTMSDGGSGGSMMQTVPASVMPGLLDGLQTGYSYPDAVTTWIETRDCGNLWRYYGTGPGAGLSQAARAAIEGHPTADYCTMWVYSFLAPQNPVQSTNCGPGFPAALVYDPVLRPNGVRCTIHDVMTAILGTTELNGNTVPNLPYDNAGVQYGLKALRSGAITPEEFVALNEGIGSWDADMIWSGDKAVIPAVRARAQTSAMTALYRSGLVSYAKNLAKVPIIDLRPELGADIHMAWRTFEQRARLDAGNGGHDNHVVLASAAGTGVALTKQAFLMMDRWLSAMEADTSSDAKEKKVVKNKPSDAVDSCIATAGMTTAELVDVGFTTSACPVRPYESVRIVSGGPLSEDVFKCQLKPIDFASADYAGIRFTGGQQVRLQATFPDGVCNWSKPGVGQVPWSPTTFRNGPGGQDLPAAPVSVAF from the coding sequence ATGCGAGACATCTATCGAGCGGGGCTCAGGGTACTGGGCCTGTGTGTGTTGGCTTCCCTCATCAACTGCGGCGGCGACGGGGGAGGTGGCAGCGGCTTCGTGCCGATCGTACCGCCATCCGGCAACGCGCCGCCCACGAACAATCCGCCACCCGGTGAAGGCCCCCCGGCGCAAACAGCCGGCGAGCTGAAGATCCGCACGCTGTCGAACCGCGCCGACATGATCAGCGACGGCGATGCCTATGTCGAAATCGTGCTGCCCGAGGGCAAGAGCGCGCTCGACCTCGCCGTGGACCTGGACGGCAAGGACGTGTCTTCCGCCTTCGCCCTGCGTGCGAATGGCCGCGTGCTCGGCACCGTGACCGGGCTTCGCGTGGGCAGCAACACGCTCACCGCCACGCTCAAGTCCACCAAGACCGGCGCGAAGCTCGCGATCGAGAACTTCGGCCGCGGCGGCAACATCTTCGCGGGCACGCCGGTGCAGCCGTGGATCTGCGCGACGAAGGCGGGCTCGGTCGCGACGGTCACGGTGCCGGGCACCGGCCTGTCGGCAAGCGTGACGACGCAGGTGAGCGGGCTCGGTGCCGACCCCGTCGACGCCGACTGCAACGCGCCCACCATCTACACCTACTACTACCAGCCCAAGGCCAAGGAAGGCACGGACTGCGGCCGGCAGCCCTTCGGCCCCTACGCCTGCTTCCTGCAGTACGACCCCACCAAGCGCCCGAAGGACACCGACATCGCGAACTTCACCACCGACCGCGGCGACACGGTGAAGGCCCTGCTGCGCGTGGAGCTCGGCACCATGGGCCGCAGCGAATACCAGGTGGCGGTGTACTTCGACCCCGCCAAGCCCTGGACGCCATGGGAGCCGCAGAAAGGCTGGAACGGCAAGGTGCTCTGGAAGATGGGCGCCTCGGCCTCGGGCAACCGCTTCCAGCAGAACCCGGGCACGGCGCTCTTCGACGACAACGCGCTGCGCGCCGGCTTCATGACCGTCAATTCGCAGCTGACGAACCACAACGACAACAACAACGAGTTCCTCGCGGCCGAGAACATCATGATGGTCAAGGAGCACATCATCGACACCTACGGCGAGATCCGCTTCACCATGTCCGACGGTGGCTCGGGCGGCTCGATGATGCAGACGGTGCCGGCCTCGGTGATGCCGGGCCTGCTCGACGGCCTGCAGACCGGCTACAGCTACCCCGATGCGGTGACGACCTGGATCGAGACGCGCGACTGCGGCAATCTCTGGCGCTACTACGGCACGGGTCCGGGCGCGGGCCTCTCGCAGGCGGCAAGGGCCGCCATCGAGGGCCATCCGACGGCCGACTACTGCACCATGTGGGTCTATTCGTTCCTCGCGCCGCAGAACCCGGTGCAGTCCACCAATTGCGGACCGGGCTTCCCGGCTGCGCTGGTGTATGACCCGGTGCTGCGGCCCAACGGCGTGCGCTGCACCATCCACGACGTCATGACCGCGATCCTCGGCACCACCGAGCTCAACGGCAACACCGTGCCCAACCTGCCGTACGACAACGCGGGCGTGCAGTACGGGCTGAAGGCCTTGCGCTCCGGCGCCATCACGCCCGAAGAGTTCGTGGCGCTCAACGAAGGCATCGGCAGTTGGGACGCCGACATGATCTGGTCGGGCGACAAGGCCGTCATTCCCGCGGTGCGCGCCAGGGCGCAGACCAGTGCGATGACCGCGCTCTATCGCAGCGGCCTCGTCAGCTACGCGAAGAACCTTGCGAAGGTGCCGATCATCGACCTGCGGCCCGAGCTGGGCGCCGACATCCACATGGCCTGGCGCACCTTCGAGCAGCGCGCGCGGCTCGATGCAGGCAACGGCGGGCACGACAACCACGTGGTGCTGGCGAGCGCAGCCGGCACCGGCGTGGCGTTGACGAAGCAGGCTTTCCTGATGATGGACCGCTGGCTGAGCGCCATGGAGGCCGACACCTCGAGCGATGCGAAGGAAAAGAAGGTCGTGAAGAACAAGCCCTCCGACGCGGTCGATTCCTGTATCGCGACCGCGGGCATGACCACGGCCGAACTGGTGGACGTCGGCTTCACCACCTCCGCGTGCCCGGTCAGGCCCTACGAGTCGGTGCGCATCGTGTCCGGTGGGCCGCTGTCGGAAGACGTGTTCAAGTGCCAGTTGAAGCCGATCGACTTCGCATCGGCCGACTATGCCGGCATCCGCTTCACGGGCGGCCAGCAGGTCCGCCTGCAGGCGACGTTCCCCGACGGCGTGTGCAACTGGAGCAAGCCGGGCGTGGGGCAGGTGCCGTGGAGCCCGACCACCTTCCGCAACGGCCCGGGCGGGCAGGACCTGCCGGCCGCGCCGGTGTCCGTGGCGTTCTGA
- a CDS encoding DUF6152 family protein, whose translation MMQRRLFIAASTSLTLPAWAHHGWSSFDQERPLYLEGRATKVMWRNPHGELELELPDNPTLPADLKQRALPKQSTSVDGPALLAKAQLPTRRDRKWQVELAPLTRLQAWGVEEIKPGTQVGVLGFTFTGEKGDAVLRAEYLFVGGKTYGLRSSPA comes from the coding sequence ATGATGCAAAGACGCCTCTTCATTGCTGCCTCGACGAGCCTCACATTGCCCGCCTGGGCCCACCATGGATGGAGCAGCTTCGACCAAGAGCGCCCGCTGTACCTGGAGGGACGCGCGACCAAGGTCATGTGGCGCAACCCGCACGGCGAACTGGAGCTCGAGCTGCCCGACAACCCCACGCTCCCCGCCGACCTCAAGCAACGTGCATTGCCCAAGCAGTCGACGTCCGTCGACGGCCCCGCGCTCCTGGCCAAGGCGCAATTGCCGACGCGGCGCGACCGCAAATGGCAGGTCGAGCTCGCGCCCCTGACGCGCCTGCAGGCCTGGGGCGTCGAAGAGATCAAGCCCGGCACCCAGGTGGGCGTGCTCGGCTTCACCTTCACCGGCGAGAAAGGCGATGCGGTGCTGCGCGCCGAATACCTGTTCGTCGGCGGCAAGACCTACGGCCTGCGCTCCTCGCCTGCCTGA
- a CDS encoding DUF1109 domain-containing protein yields the protein MKTDDLVAMLANGPVAVPRRATSRRLWLALLFGVPLSFAILFAEYGLRRDLVQAMFWPMFWVKVLFPLCIAAAGFVMAQRLARPGVAVRRAWAGAVLPVLGVWALAVVAWFTMPAEEQMPSLMGQSWRICALSIGLMALPVFAATLVALKGLAPTQPALAGAAAGALAGGVGAAVYALHCMELTAPFLAVWYVSGIAVPVLVGAVLGPRLLRW from the coding sequence ATGAAGACCGACGACCTGGTCGCGATGCTGGCGAACGGCCCCGTCGCAGTGCCGCGTCGTGCGACGAGCCGGCGGCTCTGGCTGGCGCTGCTGTTCGGCGTGCCGCTGTCGTTCGCCATTTTGTTCGCCGAGTACGGATTGCGGCGCGACCTGGTGCAGGCCATGTTCTGGCCGATGTTCTGGGTCAAGGTGCTGTTCCCGCTGTGCATTGCGGCCGCCGGCTTCGTGATGGCGCAGCGGCTCGCGCGGCCGGGCGTCGCGGTGCGGCGTGCATGGGCCGGCGCGGTGCTGCCGGTGCTCGGGGTCTGGGCGCTGGCGGTCGTCGCGTGGTTCACCATGCCGGCCGAGGAGCAGATGCCCTCGCTCATGGGGCAGTCGTGGCGCATCTGCGCGCTCAGCATCGGGCTGATGGCGCTGCCGGTTTTCGCGGCCACGCTGGTGGCGCTCAAGGGGCTCGCGCCCACGCAGCCGGCGCTGGCGGGCGCTGCGGCGGGCGCGCTGGCGGGCGGTGTCGGTGCGGCTGTCTACGCGCTGCACTGCATGGAACTCACCGCGCCGTTCCTTGCGGTCTGGTACGTGAGCGGCATTGCCGTGCCGGTGCTCGTGGGCGCCGTGCTGGGGCCGCGCCTGCTGCGCTGGTGA
- a CDS encoding alpha/beta hydrolase has protein sequence MNRRSFSTAIVAGAAASIFSSPASFAQTRAASGARNVVLVHGAYADGSCWSDVIGRLQAAGLKATAVQNPLSSLADDAEATRRILALQDGPTVLVGHSWAGTVISETGVDPKVSALVYVAARAPDAGEDYGALAAKFPTPPATAGLVKSGGFAQLGEEAFLRDFAGDIDPAKARMLYAVQGRISETLFAGRTTQAAWRSKPSWYAVSTNDRTTSPELERFLAKRMNAKTIEIASSHLSLISHPDKIADLILEAAGSPR, from the coding sequence ATGAACCGCCGCTCTTTCTCCACCGCCATCGTCGCCGGCGCTGCCGCATCGATCTTCTCCAGCCCCGCCAGCTTTGCGCAGACGCGCGCGGCCAGTGGCGCACGCAACGTCGTGCTGGTCCATGGCGCCTATGCCGACGGCTCCTGCTGGTCGGACGTGATCGGCCGGCTCCAGGCTGCCGGCCTCAAGGCCACGGCGGTGCAGAACCCGTTGAGCTCGCTGGCCGACGACGCCGAGGCCACGCGCCGCATCCTCGCGCTGCAGGATGGCCCCACGGTGCTGGTCGGCCATTCCTGGGCCGGCACGGTGATCAGCGAGACCGGCGTCGATCCCAAGGTGTCGGCGCTGGTGTACGTGGCGGCGCGTGCGCCCGATGCGGGCGAGGACTACGGCGCGCTGGCCGCGAAGTTTCCGACACCGCCGGCCACGGCCGGGCTCGTGAAGTCGGGCGGTTTCGCGCAGCTGGGCGAAGAAGCCTTCCTGCGCGATTTCGCGGGCGACATCGATCCTGCCAAGGCGCGCATGCTGTACGCGGTGCAGGGGCGCATTTCGGAGACGCTCTTCGCCGGCCGCACCACGCAGGCTGCCTGGCGCTCCAAGCCCAGTTGGTACGCGGTGTCGACCAACGACCGGACCACGTCGCCCGAGCTGGAGCGTTTTCTCGCGAAGCGGATGAACGCGAAGACCATCGAGATCGCATCGAGCCATCTCTCGCTGATCTCGCACCCGGACAAGATCGCCGACCTGATCCTCGAAGCGGCCGGCAGCCCGCGCTGA
- a CDS encoding GTP cyclohydrolase II, translating into MSVDSTEIPSALPAGTTPLSPLSPVPQLHPSSSTGHIRLTSHAGGFGALPIQWGAATATERGPVVGTTTKRAHRNVIGTHSGSYSVYRALAVASGALKREHKADLTNTSPTDVIGPYPQWGEPGRIVSLDPWGALVADAFSTELAAGYDIRPTIAITKAHVILPEVIEALQSGRLKADGHFLTSGGAAMVTKAAIEPVWYLPEVARRFGCSETDLRRTLFEETGGMYPELVTRSDLEVFLPPIGGQTLYIFGNPRDLANPEVELTARIHDECNGSDVFGSDICTCRPYLTHAIEECIQGAQRGGVGLIAYSRKEGRALGEVTKFLVYNARKRQVGGDTADQYFARTECVAGVQDMRFQELMPDVFHWLGIRKIHRLVSMSNMKFDAITGSGIEIGERVNIPDELIPADARVEMDAKMAAGYFTPGPVPDAEELKKAKGRGLTE; encoded by the coding sequence ATGTCCGTAGATAGCACCGAGATCCCTTCCGCACTCCCGGCCGGCACCACACCTCTTTCGCCCCTTTCGCCTGTCCCACAACTTCACCCCTCTTCGTCGACCGGCCATATCCGCCTGACCTCGCATGCAGGCGGCTTCGGCGCCCTGCCTATCCAGTGGGGCGCGGCCACCGCCACCGAACGCGGCCCCGTGGTCGGCACCACGACCAAACGCGCGCACCGCAACGTCATCGGCACCCACAGCGGCTCGTACAGCGTGTACCGCGCGCTCGCGGTGGCGTCCGGCGCCTTGAAACGCGAGCACAAGGCCGACCTCACCAACACCTCGCCCACCGACGTGATCGGGCCCTATCCGCAGTGGGGCGAGCCGGGCCGCATCGTCTCGCTCGACCCCTGGGGCGCGCTGGTGGCCGATGCGTTCTCCACCGAGCTGGCGGCGGGCTACGACATCCGCCCGACCATCGCGATCACCAAGGCCCACGTGATCCTGCCCGAGGTGATCGAGGCGCTGCAAAGCGGGCGCCTCAAGGCCGACGGCCACTTCCTCACCTCGGGCGGCGCCGCGATGGTGACCAAGGCGGCCATCGAACCCGTGTGGTATCTCCCCGAGGTGGCGCGGCGCTTCGGTTGCTCCGAAACCGACCTGCGCCGCACGCTTTTCGAGGAAACCGGCGGCATGTACCCCGAACTCGTCACGCGCTCCGACCTGGAGGTGTTCCTGCCGCCCATCGGCGGGCAGACGCTCTACATCTTCGGCAACCCGCGCGACCTGGCCAACCCCGAGGTGGAGCTCACCGCGCGCATCCACGACGAGTGCAACGGCTCCGACGTATTCGGCTCCGACATCTGCACCTGCCGCCCCTACCTCACGCACGCGATCGAGGAATGCATCCAGGGCGCGCAGCGCGGCGGCGTGGGCCTCATCGCCTACTCGCGCAAGGAAGGCCGGGCGCTCGGCGAAGTGACCAAGTTTCTGGTCTACAACGCCCGCAAGCGCCAGGTGGGCGGCGACACGGCCGACCAGTACTTCGCGCGCACCGAGTGCGTGGCCGGCGTGCAGGACATGCGCTTCCAGGAGCTGATGCCCGACGTCTTCCACTGGCTGGGCATCAGGAAGATCCATCGGCTCGTGTCGATGAGCAACATGAAGTTCGACGCGATCACCGGCTCGGGCATCGAGATCGGCGAGCGCGTGAACATTCCCGACGAACTGATCCCGGCCGACGCCCGCGTCGAGATGGACGCCAAGATGGCCGCCGGCTACTTCACGCCCGGCCCGGTGCCGGACGCCGAAGAACTCAAGAAGGCCAAGGGCCGCGGACTCACCGAATGA
- a CDS encoding 5'-methylthioadenosine/S-adenosylhomocysteine nucleosidase, giving the protein MTTMRWRTLLAAGVLAFGLAGCVGVYKGTGVSINSSTRLDDTPRIAVISAFEPELKLLLARLQGPAKHSVNGVEFTTGTLEGKPVVLFLSGISMTNATMNTQLVLNRFRVTSIVFSGIAGGVNPSLHVGDVTVPAQWGQYLEVLMARETAPGKYTAPPFIKDATLPNFGMVHPRPVEVRSAAKPEIERKFWFEVDPKMLEVARSIRNVDLANCSAGKCLARKPQLVIGGNGVSGQAFMDNMAFRQYTFKTFQANVLDMETAAVGMVAYSNGVPYIAFRSLSDLAGGGDGENEMGTFMGIAADNSAKVMLAFLAAWK; this is encoded by the coding sequence ATGACGACGATGCGCTGGCGCACTCTTCTCGCGGCCGGCGTGCTGGCCTTCGGTCTCGCAGGCTGCGTCGGTGTCTACAAGGGCACCGGCGTCAGCATCAACAGCAGCACGCGGCTGGACGACACGCCGCGCATCGCGGTGATCTCCGCTTTTGAGCCCGAGCTCAAGCTGCTGCTCGCGCGCCTGCAGGGGCCTGCGAAGCACAGCGTGAACGGCGTCGAGTTCACCACCGGTACGCTTGAAGGCAAGCCGGTCGTGCTATTCCTCTCGGGCATCAGCATGACGAATGCGACGATGAACACGCAGCTCGTGCTCAACCGTTTTCGCGTGACGAGCATCGTGTTCAGCGGCATCGCGGGCGGCGTGAATCCGTCGCTGCACGTCGGCGACGTGACGGTGCCCGCGCAATGGGGCCAGTACCTCGAGGTGCTGATGGCGCGCGAAACCGCACCCGGCAAATACACCGCGCCGCCCTTCATCAAGGACGCCACGCTCCCGAACTTCGGGATGGTGCATCCGCGTCCGGTCGAGGTCCGGTCGGCGGCCAAGCCGGAGATCGAGCGCAAGTTCTGGTTCGAGGTCGATCCGAAGATGCTCGAGGTGGCCCGCAGCATCCGCAACGTCGACCTGGCGAACTGCAGTGCCGGCAAGTGCCTGGCGCGCAAGCCCCAACTGGTGATCGGCGGCAACGGCGTCTCGGGCCAGGCCTTCATGGACAACATGGCGTTTCGCCAGTACACGTTCAAGACCTTCCAGGCCAACGTGCTCGACATGGAAACCGCGGCCGTGGGCATGGTGGCCTACAGCAACGGCGTGCCGTACATCGCCTTCCGCTCGCTCAGCGACCTCGCGGGCGGCGGCGACGGCGAGAACGAAATGGGCACCTTCATGGGCATCGCGGCGGACAACTCGGCCAAGGTGATGCTGGCGTTCCTGGCTGCGTGGAAGTGA
- a CDS encoding sigma-70 family RNA polymerase sigma factor, which yields MSDAEAALRSLFLRGLDGDAKAYREFLQKLSAHLRAFLGKRLFGWPDEVEDLVQECLLAMHNQRHTYQSDQPLTAWVHAIARYKMIDLLRAKSVREDLHDPLDDDLAVFAESATEASDARRDLGGLLETLPERQRLPIVHVKIEGLSVAETASLTGMSESAVKVGIHRGLKALAARFGHDWGGTA from the coding sequence ATGAGCGACGCGGAAGCGGCGCTGCGGAGCCTGTTCCTTCGGGGCCTCGATGGCGATGCGAAGGCCTACCGCGAATTCCTGCAGAAACTCAGCGCGCATCTGCGCGCCTTTCTGGGCAAGCGCCTCTTTGGCTGGCCCGATGAAGTGGAAGACCTTGTCCAGGAATGCCTGCTCGCCATGCACAACCAGCGCCACACCTACCAGAGCGACCAGCCGCTGACGGCCTGGGTGCACGCCATTGCGCGCTACAAGATGATCGACCTCTTGCGCGCCAAGTCGGTCCGCGAAGACCTGCATGACCCGCTGGACGACGACCTCGCGGTGTTCGCCGAGTCCGCCACCGAGGCCAGCGACGCAAGGCGCGACCTGGGCGGCCTGCTCGAGACGCTGCCCGAACGCCAGCGCCTGCCGATCGTGCACGTGAAGATCGAGGGCCTCTCGGTGGCCGAGACCGCGAGCCTGACCGGCATGTCCGAGTCGGCGGTGAAGGTCGGCATCCACCGCGGCCTCAAGGCGCTGGCCGCGCGCTTCGGCCACGACTGGGGAGGCACCGCATGA
- the upp gene encoding uracil phosphoribosyltransferase, translating into MSNVHLVDHPLVQHKLTLMRRKDASTNSFRRLLNEISMLMAYEVTRDMPMQDIEVETPLETMQAKVIDGKKLVLVSILRAGTGILDGMLTVVPGARVGHIGLYRDPKTLTAVEYYFKMPGEMENRDVIVVDPMLATGNSAVAAVERLKELNPKSIKFVCLLTCPEGVKTFQSAHPDVPIYTAAIDRELNSHGYILPGLGDAGDRIFGTK; encoded by the coding sequence ATGAGCAACGTCCACCTCGTCGACCACCCCCTCGTCCAGCACAAGCTCACGCTGATGCGCCGCAAGGACGCCTCCACCAACAGCTTCCGCCGGCTCCTCAATGAAATCAGCATGCTCATGGCCTACGAGGTCACGCGCGACATGCCGATGCAGGACATCGAGGTCGAGACCCCGCTGGAGACCATGCAGGCCAAGGTCATCGACGGCAAGAAGCTGGTGCTGGTGTCGATCCTGCGCGCCGGCACCGGCATCCTGGACGGCATGCTGACCGTGGTGCCCGGCGCCCGCGTCGGCCACATCGGCCTCTACCGCGACCCCAAGACGCTCACGGCCGTCGAGTACTACTTCAAGATGCCCGGCGAAATGGAGAACCGCGACGTGATCGTGGTCGACCCGATGCTGGCCACCGGCAATTCGGCCGTGGCCGCGGTCGAGCGGCTGAAGGAACTCAACCCGAAGTCGATCAAGTTCGTGTGCCTGCTGACCTGTCCCGAAGGCGTGAAGACCTTTCAGTCCGCGCACCCGGATGTGCCGATCTACACCGCGGCGATCGATCGCGAACTGAACAGCCACGGGTACATCCTCCCTGGCCTCGGCGACGCCGGCGACCGCATCTTCGGCACGAAATAG
- a CDS encoding URC4/urg3 family protein, which yields MTTSHNTDPNMPVDGSGSLPAGGAGKVDPSIEFTADTSHPTGAASLLRTTAAIRQRAGALLARARRGESQWFRIGSDDALEDAARTVAEVTRERYPWDTIPYHSRWRHFEAGGVDRLKQLDQLLGKGVDARQRARAHIDLVLVSVLLDAGAGPDWHYTEPATGERYTRSEGLGVASFHAFTSGLFSSDPDHPLQADAAGLKGLVADRLGDAFQVSDVNPLVGLSGRATLLRRLGEAMSEQPETFGDDGRPGRLFDALVGPYGPAAPPTAEITAHQILSLLLETLSRIWPSANSVDSIAIDGSDSAGGIGSGDPALALGDCWRHSAVRGPGLTNGWMPFHKLSQWLTYSLLEPFEWAGVKVRHLDALTALPEYRNGGLLIDSGVIVPKDAAFLTRRWKASDEFIVEWRALTVALLDEVAPRVRKVLDRTEEELPLACVLEGGTWAAGRALAQRLRDGAPPLLIESDGTVF from the coding sequence ATGACCACCAGCCACAACACCGACCCGAACATGCCCGTCGACGGCTCCGGCAGCCTGCCGGCCGGCGGCGCGGGCAAGGTCGATCCATCGATCGAATTCACCGCGGACACCAGCCACCCGACCGGCGCGGCCTCGCTGCTGCGCACCACCGCCGCCATCCGCCAGCGCGCGGGCGCCCTGCTGGCGCGCGCGCGCCGCGGCGAGTCGCAGTGGTTCCGCATCGGCAGCGACGACGCGCTCGAAGACGCGGCGCGCACCGTCGCCGAGGTCACGCGCGAGCGCTATCCGTGGGACACCATCCCGTACCACAGCCGCTGGCGCCACTTCGAGGCCGGCGGCGTCGATCGCCTGAAGCAGCTCGACCAGTTGCTCGGCAAGGGCGTCGATGCGCGGCAGCGCGCCCGCGCGCACATCGACCTCGTGCTGGTGAGCGTGCTGCTCGATGCCGGCGCCGGCCCCGACTGGCACTACACCGAGCCCGCCACCGGCGAGCGCTACACGCGCTCCGAGGGCCTCGGCGTGGCGAGCTTCCATGCTTTCACCAGCGGGCTCTTCTCGTCCGACCCCGACCATCCGCTGCAGGCCGACGCAGCCGGCCTCAAGGGCCTGGTGGCAGACCGGCTGGGCGATGCCTTCCAGGTGAGCGATGTCAATCCGCTGGTGGGCCTTTCGGGCCGCGCCACGCTGCTGCGCCGGCTCGGCGAGGCGATGAGCGAGCAGCCCGAGACCTTCGGCGACGACGGCCGGCCCGGTCGCCTGTTCGATGCGCTGGTCGGCCCCTACGGCCCGGCCGCGCCGCCCACGGCGGAGATCACGGCGCACCAGATCCTCTCGCTGCTGCTGGAGACGCTTTCGCGCATCTGGCCCTCGGCGAACTCGGTGGACAGCATCGCGATCGACGGCAGCGACAGCGCCGGCGGCATCGGCTCGGGCGATCCGGCGTTGGCGCTCGGCGACTGCTGGCGCCACAGCGCGGTGCGCGGCCCCGGGCTCACCAACGGCTGGATGCCCTTTCACAAGCTCTCGCAGTGGCTCACCTACTCGCTGCTCGAACCCTTCGAGTGGGCGGGCGTGAAGGTGCGCCACCTCGATGCGCTCACCGCCCTGCCCGAGTACCGCAACGGCGGCCTCCTGATCGACAGCGGCGTGATCGTGCCGAAGGATGCGGCTTTTCTCACCCGCCGCTGGAAGGCCAGCGACGAATTCATCGTCGAATGGCGCGCGCTCACCGTGGCGCTGCTCGACGAGGTGGCGCCGCGCGTGCGCAAGGTGCTCGACCGCACCGAGGAAGAGCTGCCGCTGGCCTGCGTGCTCGAAGGCGGCACCTGGGCCGCGGGCCGAGCACTGGCACAACGCTTGCGAGACGGAGCGCCACCGCTCCTGATCGAGAGCGACGGCACCGTCTTTTAG